Below is a genomic region from Kribbella qitaiheensis.
GGACGAAACCCAGCTGGGAATCGGTTTCCCGAAGGAGGAGCGGGAGGCCGCCCTCGCGGCGTACCCGGACAAGTTCCTCCCACCGAGCAAGGCCGACGAGCGCTACCAGTGGATCGAGGTCGACCTCGCCGCGATCGACGAGACAGAACTCCGCGAACTCATCCTCGACGCCTGGCGCATGTGCGTCCCGAAGAAGGTCGCCGCCGAGTACTTCGGCGAGTGAAGGCCCCCCGCTTCGCGCCTCCTCCGTCGGCCACTCGCCCCACAACGGCTGGGGAGCCCGGGGGTCCTACTACGGGCTCTCCAGCGCGCCGGGTCCGCCACCCGCACGCCGCCGCCCCTCACCCGCACGCCGCTCCTAATGGGGGTTGGCGAGTCGCCTTCGGGCAGACTCGGGACTGGTAAGCCGCGAGCGGATGAGCACTG
It encodes:
- a CDS encoding MmcQ/YjbR family DNA-binding protein — translated: MVDLVDIRAATEGLPRSYEVVVRDRIKFRVGRIVYLALSRDETQLGIGFPKEEREAALAAYPDKFLPPSKADERYQWIEVDLAAIDETELRELILDAWRMCVPKKVAAEYFGE